In Galactobacillus timonensis, the genomic window GCTCAAGGCATTCAACTTCGACCGCAAGACGCTGCTCGTCGCAGATGCTTCGGAAGATTACGACAATGCATTCACGGCATTCCGCAACATTCCGAACGCTCTGGTCATTGATGTCAACGGTCTCAACACCTACGACGTCATGAATGCAGACCGTCTGATCTTCACACAGAAGGCTGCAGAAACAGCCGGGGAGGTTCTTGCATAATGCAGGCACGTGACATTATTATCCGCCCGATCGTTACTGAAAAGTCGATGCGTCTCAACAGCGAAGACAACAAGGTTACCTTCGAGGTTGCCAAGGGTGCTTCCAAGACTGAGGTTGCGCAGGCGATCAAGGAAATCTACGGATTCAATCCGGTCAAGATCAACATCGTCAACGTCCGTCCGAAGGACAAGCGGGTTGGCCGCTACGTTGGCAAGACCAATGCGGTCCGCAAGGCTATTGTCAAGCTTCCGGAAGGCAAGGAAATCAATCTTTACGGCGATCAGGACTAATTGAGTTTCACTTATCGGAGGAACATCGCTATCTCCGGATAACAAGCGAAAGGAAAGTTTAGAAAAATGGCAATCATTAAATACAAGCCGACTAGCAACGGACGCCGTAACATGAGCTCCCTTGATCTGTCGGACCGTGTAACAAAATCGACGCCGGAAAAGAGCCTTCTGGCTCCGAAGAAGAGCAAGGGCGGCCGCAACAACAATGGCCGCATCACTACCCGTCATCAGGGCGGCGGCGTCAAGCAGAAGTACAGAATCATCGATTTCAAGCGTGACAAGGACGATATTCCGGCAAAGGTTGCGGCGATCGAATACGATCCGAACCGTACCGCGAATATTGCACTGCTCCACTATGCAGACGGCGAGAAGCGCTACATTCTGGCGCCGGGCGATCTGCAGGTTGGCATGACGGTTGTCTCCGGCAAGGCTGCTGATATCAAGGTCGGCAATGCCATGGAGCTGAAGTCCATGCCTGAAGGTACATTCGTTCACTGTGTTGAGCTGTTCCCGGGCAAGGGCGGCCAGATGGCACGCTCCGCAGGCTGCAGCGCACAGATCCTGGGCTTCGACGGTCCGTATGCTACGCTGCGTCTGAGCTCCGGTGAAATCCGTAAGGTTCTCTCCAACTGCCGCGCTACGGTTGGTATCGTCGGCAATTCCGACTGGAACCTTGTCAACATTGGTAAGGCTGGCCGCAATCGCTGGAGAGGCATTCGTCCGACGGTTCGTGGTTCGGTTATGAACCCGGTTGACCATCCGCATGGTGGTGGTGAAGGTAAGGCACCGATCGGCCGCAAGAGCCCGATGACCCCTTGGGGCAAGAAGGCTATGGGTGTCAAGACCCGCAAGTCCAAGAAGGCAAGCAGCGCTCTGATCATGACGCGCCGCAATGGAAAGTAACTGAAAGGAGAGAAGAAAGATGTCCAGAAGCATTAAGAAGGGCCCGTTCTGTGATGCCAGCCTGATGAAGAAGGTTGAAGAACAGAACAAGGCAAACAAGCATGATGTCATCAAGACATGGTCCCGCCGTTCAGTAATTTTCCCGAGCTTCGTCGGTCATACGTTCGCGGTTCACAATGGCAAGGAACATGTTCCGATTTATGTGACTGAGGATATGGTCGGACACAAGCTGGGTGAGTTCGTTGCGACCCGTAAGTTCGGCGGACACGGTGATTCGAAGGTTGTTTCGGCTGCAGCTGCTTCTTCTGCACCGGCAGCTTCCAAGTAAGGCCAGGGAGGAAGATAGAACATGGAAGTAAAGGCAACAGCAAAGACGGTTCGTGTCACTCCCCGCAAGGCACGTCTCGTCCTGGATCTGATCCGCGGCAAGTCCGTGGATGAAGCACAGGCAATTCTGCAGTTCATGCCGAATCAGGCAGCTGCAGTTACATCCAAGGTTGTTAAGTCGGCTGTATCCAACGCTGTCAATAACAACCACGCAGATGCAAACAATCTGTATATCAAGGCCTGCTATGCGGATGAAGGCGTTGTAATGAAGCGCTGGATGCCGCGTGCCAGGGGCAATGCAAGCCAGATTCTCAAGAGAACGAGCCACATCACAGTTGTGGTTTCGGATGAAAGATAAGGAGGAAGGTCAGGAATATGGGACAGAAAGTTAGTCCGATCGGCATGCGTGTCGGTGTGATCCGGGACTGGGAGTCCAGATGGTACGCTGACAAGGCAGATTTCGGTGATCTTCTGAATGAGGATGTTCAGATCCGTAACGCTCTCTTCGAGAAGCTGAATGATGCATATATCAGCCGCATCGAGATTGAGCGTACAGGAAAGAAGGATTGCAAGATTTTCATCCGCTGCGCTCGTCCGGGTGCAATCATCGGCAAGGATGCCAATGGCAAGGACAAGATGGAGAGCATCAAGGCTCTTCTCAAGAAGCTGACACATGGCAAGAACGTCAAGGTTGAGGTAATCGCCGTCGCAAATCCGGATCTGGATGCGAATCTGGTGGCCCGCAAGATCTGCGAGCAGCTGGAAGCTCGTCAGTCCTTCCGTATTGCACAGAAGAAGGCGATTCAGCAGTCGATGCGTTCGGGCGCCAAGGGTGTCAAGACGCTGGTTTCCGGCCGTCTGGGCGGTGCGGAAATCGCCCGTAAGGAAGGCTATTCGCAGGGCAATGTTCCTCTGCACACGCTGCGCAGCGACATTGACTATGCATGCAAAGAGGCACACACAACCTATGGCAAGCTGGGCGTAAAGG contains:
- the rplW gene encoding 50S ribosomal protein L23, translating into MQARDIIIRPIVTEKSMRLNSEDNKVTFEVAKGASKTEVAQAIKEIYGFNPVKINIVNVRPKDKRVGRYVGKTNAVRKAIVKLPEGKEINLYGDQD
- the rplB gene encoding 50S ribosomal protein L2, giving the protein MAIIKYKPTSNGRRNMSSLDLSDRVTKSTPEKSLLAPKKSKGGRNNNGRITTRHQGGGVKQKYRIIDFKRDKDDIPAKVAAIEYDPNRTANIALLHYADGEKRYILAPGDLQVGMTVVSGKAADIKVGNAMELKSMPEGTFVHCVELFPGKGGQMARSAGCSAQILGFDGPYATLRLSSGEIRKVLSNCRATVGIVGNSDWNLVNIGKAGRNRWRGIRPTVRGSVMNPVDHPHGGGEGKAPIGRKSPMTPWGKKAMGVKTRKSKKASSALIMTRRNGK
- the rpsS gene encoding 30S ribosomal protein S19, which encodes MSRSIKKGPFCDASLMKKVEEQNKANKHDVIKTWSRRSVIFPSFVGHTFAVHNGKEHVPIYVTEDMVGHKLGEFVATRKFGGHGDSKVVSAAAASSAPAASK
- the rplV gene encoding 50S ribosomal protein L22 — encoded protein: MEVKATAKTVRVTPRKARLVLDLIRGKSVDEAQAILQFMPNQAAAVTSKVVKSAVSNAVNNNHADANNLYIKACYADEGVVMKRWMPRARGNASQILKRTSHITVVVSDER
- the rpsC gene encoding 30S ribosomal protein S3, translating into MGQKVSPIGMRVGVIRDWESRWYADKADFGDLLNEDVQIRNALFEKLNDAYISRIEIERTGKKDCKIFIRCARPGAIIGKDANGKDKMESIKALLKKLTHGKNVKVEVIAVANPDLDANLVARKICEQLEARQSFRIAQKKAIQQSMRSGAKGVKTLVSGRLGGAEIARKEGYSQGNVPLHTLRSDIDYACKEAHTTYGKLGVKVWICRGEVLPGKMVEEPKAPENRFNNRDRRNGRGNNNRRFDRRPAGNRPAAAADNAGAAQTAEAKGGND